The following coding sequences are from one Rhodothermus sp. window:
- the yihA gene encoding ribosome biogenesis GTP-binding protein YihA/YsxC, producing the protein MKKPAARFVRSVTQWEDLPDDGLPEVAFAGRSNVGKSSLLNALLRAPGLARTSSTPGKTRQLNFYRVNEQLYFVDLPGYGFARTSQTERRLWGRLITRYLQERPTLALVVHLIDSRHPPTPLDEAMMDLMRGQHVPYLIALTKTDKVSGNRRTQAVQEVVRVLQERAMEVPIIPTSAQTGLGLRDLWRWIEQVTVGKHRR; encoded by the coding sequence AGCGTGACGCAGTGGGAAGATCTTCCTGACGATGGATTGCCCGAGGTAGCGTTTGCTGGCCGCTCTAACGTTGGCAAAAGCTCGCTGCTGAATGCACTGCTTCGGGCACCCGGACTGGCCCGCACGAGCAGTACACCTGGAAAGACGCGCCAGCTCAACTTCTACCGGGTGAACGAGCAGCTCTATTTTGTGGACCTGCCTGGCTATGGCTTTGCGCGTACGTCACAGACGGAACGCCGTCTGTGGGGACGGCTCATTACCCGTTACCTGCAGGAGCGTCCTACGCTGGCGCTTGTGGTGCATCTAATCGATAGCCGGCACCCGCCCACGCCGCTTGACGAAGCCATGATGGACCTGATGCGTGGCCAGCACGTCCCCTATCTGATTGCACTCACGAAGACCGATAAAGTATCGGGTAATCGGCGTACCCAGGCCGTGCAGGAAGTTGTGCGCGTGTTGCAGGAGCGCGCTATGGAAGTACCAATAATCCCGACCTCCGCACAGACGGGCCTGGGACTCCGCGATCTCTGGCGCTGGATCGAGCAGGTGACGGTAGGAAAACATAGGAGATAG